One Gossypium arboreum isolate Shixiya-1 chromosome 13, ASM2569848v2, whole genome shotgun sequence genomic window, CAACATCCATAACCTCAACATAAAATTGCACATCTTTAGTTTTTTTGTTTCCCACCATTATGTGATTGTGCAGATGAAAGTGAAGGAGAGTGATCATTTCTTTCTCTGCAGGCTGGAAGAATGCATGCTTTATGTTCCCATACATAACATCAACACGCTCATCAGCTCTAGTAGTAGAATATCGAAAACCATTAACATGAGTTTCAAGTGTTCCTGGAATCTTCCTCCCACGACCACCAAAAACAGGACGAATCCAAAGGTCAGGTAGCCTAATAGGCTTGAACCTATTTCCTGCAAGTTGGAGTTTCTCCTGAGTAACCAAGGTTGCCCTCTCAGCTTTCTCAGATTCCCTAGCAACAACATGCCGACGAAGTGTTTTAATCTGCTGTACAACTTCACTGATGTGCCTTGGATCCTTGGAACGGAATGAGACTTCTTTTAAATATATTGCCCCTTGATTCTTTAACGAGTTCGAATCATGGGAACTAAAAGGAGTCCCTGGAACGTTAAATATAATCCGAATAAAGCAATTCCGATTGGTATCCTGCTGGCTTGAAACTGTCCTTATAGTAGCCACATGGAAAGGAACCATGCTGCCGTATATTGGCAAGAGCACAGCTTCATTCTTTTGGTCAATCTGAATCATAAAATCTCTTGGAGGGGGCAAGTCATTGACATTCTTATAGGCAATCAAATCAGCTGCTGTCTTCGCAATTGCTCTATTGTCTCCAGTCTCAGGTCCACCTGCAAGCCGTCTAGCTGTTTCTTCATTCTTCTGACGAGCAAGTTCGGCTTGGTGCTGCCTCCTTAACTCTTCCTTAGAGATCTCATGATTATCCGACCTGAGCACTGTCTTAGACATGAAGTGGTCAGAACCATTAGTTTCAACCTTCACATGCTTATCTTCTTCTTCCTCATCCTCATTGAATGAATAAGCTACGTCCTTAACAGCCTTGGAACTCTTTCCAGTGACAACTTCTGTATTTTGCTCGCCAACAATAACAGTATCAGCAAGTAACAGAGAAAAATTCTTGTTCTTTGGATTTTTACTCGCACACTGCAAATTCTGAAAACCAAGTGACACATTGAAAACCATTCCAGCTTTCACCACACGCTCATTCTTCATATTGAGATTAAGCCCCGACTCACGAAACTCGAGACCAATTCCTGTCCCAGCAGATTTTGTTAGATTTGGAACCAAATCAGGAGCTTCCTTTTCAACAACTGAAAGTGCTGCTTGATATGCTGCACTGATTCTGTTCCCAGGTTTCAACATACTAATTGCAGCTTCATGGGCCTTAAGAAGAACCTCATATGCCTTGCTCTGAACTGGAGTGGCATCAATCAAGAATGTCCTGGCAATATTTGAGCAATAACTGTTATAGCGAGCTCCAACTGCACACAAGATAACACTGGCAGAATCATAGTACAGATTCTCTTCATTACTCGCAGCACTAGGTCTGAGATCAAACTCACCCCCACTTTGAAATATGGGAGGGTAACAAATATCAACATTCTCTGGCTTGAGCTTCACTTTAGCTAGCTGAGGATTGCCTATGGCTTTCTCTGTTTCATCCATCAAGGTAGCATGAGTGATTTTTTTTTCCTCATCGATTACAGTCTCAAGCCTTGGAACCACAACATTGTTCATCACATTGTAACTTAGATAAGCAGCTTTCTTCACATTCATATGCTCTTCTTTGTCCTTAAAAGAAAAAAGATCAGACAACCCATTTGTTACATCAACAAGCTGAAAGCTAGCACTTTTTAGTTTTTCAGCCCATGTTTCTAAAAGCTTTCCTTCAGGAGCCTCTCGAGCTATGTAACCAAAAAAAGGAGCATCTTCAGAACCCTTGTATTGTGCTCTGATGGACCGAAATACAGCATCCATCAATGCAGTTCCATCATCAGTCTTTGCTTTCACATGCATTACAACATCAACCCCCACAGCATCCTTGGCAGATTTCTTTACAACTTCAAGTAGAGAAGCCTTCTTCTGGCTGCACAAAAAATGTATCTGCTTCTTTGTGAAAACCATTATTGTCTCTGGAAACTCGTAACCTAGTAACCAAATGTTTAGAGCTGAAGATTTCAGGTAACGCAAATCTTCAGAAGGTGGTGGCGTCGCTACTGCAAGGACATCAGAAGAACTCCAAAGCTCAGCTTTGTGCTCATTCCAGTGTGAATACAAAGCCTTCAAACGTTTGCTGAAGTTTTCCAGATTAATAGAGTAAATACTTCCTGACCCAGGAGCTGTCCCATTTGGAGGCTGGCCATTTGTACTCCTATGATCAGTCATTGAGAAGCTCTGCTGCACAATTACCAATTGTTAAAGATGAGCAAATTACTAAAACAATTCAGCAGCAACTATTAACGACTAAAATTTAGGGATCGATTAGTTTTTTAGAAACCTGAAATCACTTCAGAAACTTCAAAAagtaaacaaacaaattaaatattCCAAAATATCTCACTCTTTACGAATAAAGATTCAACAACTTCGAATTCAAAACAAACACTTTAAATTTCGATTAAGCCTGAGTTTCGCAAATTAATACTAGAGAACATATAAAACCTAGTTTTCAGGTGTCCAAATACCAACGGAAACCTTCATCAAAGGAAACTCAAACTCGAATGGAAATTAGAGTTTCAAAACGTGGAAAACACTTAAATAAATACTAAAAAGGAACAGAATGAGAAAACTAACAGTTCCAGCTCCGCTAGCACTAAGCTTGAATCTGGAGACGAAGAAATCCCAAAGCTCTGAAGGCAACTAGGCTCTCTTTGCCCCCGCGGCGGCCTCAGAGTAAGTTGAAAGACGCGAAAACTAGGGTTAGGGTTTCGCAGAGAGCGGCCGAAACAAACAGAGCCCAAAGCTTGAGGCTTAGAAAACAAGGGAAGTATAGTGAAAGTCAAGAGAAACGAAGATTGAGCcgccaataaataaataaaaagagagGGAATTTGGGGACTAATTGAGGAGATTGAAAATGGAAGAAGATTTAAGCAAAAAATCGAAAACCTGAAGATGGGATGGGATTGGAGAAAAAATACGAAGGTAAAAAAGAGAGGGAGAATAGAACTGGATGGAGGgagttttattattttagattttattaagAACAGTCTAGAACTCTACACTAGAGCTGGAGTGAGTAGGGATCTattataaatgttaaaattttcttttactctTTCTACTTTTCATATGTtttgaatttagtccttttaattttattttcaagaatttagtatttttatttttggatttaaaATTCAAAGTCTAATTGTTAATAATTACCAAAAAAAAATATTGTTTTGTAATGTACttatatttaaaagaaaattttcaactatgttaataattagatttgaatttttAATCTGAGAAAAATAAATAGACTAAattctgaaaaataaaaataaatgaattaaattataaattttgaaaaactaTATAGACTTAGAAACATATTTAACCTGTAATAAAagcataatatttttactacaagCACAAGATGTGGAATGTTGGGTGGGTAAAATGTTTTATTTTGCTACTAATACTTGTATTTTtcgtatatttaaaattattatttttactattaattcTATAAATATAGTCCctttatttaaaaattgaaaGTCAATTCACAAGGCCATCAAAAGActtttattaaattgaattatatggcaattttagaatttaaaaatattttacttaCATGACTAATATTACACGAAAAGGTAAATAAcgaaataaaattattagatttgggcttgtaaaaattttattaagattTTCTATTTCAAAAATGTGGAGTGAAAGCTTTCATATATATTTGCTTACATGTTTACACGACTCAtgagtattttatttatttattttaaggatGTTGAATGGTTCAATTAAACATAAATCCATAGATGGAGTTCTCAATTAGACTTGTTTTTTTTACAAACAATTGTTAAATCAggatttgaaattaaaaatagggAGATTAAAATTTCAAATGTGAGAAGAGTTTAGGGATATCAGAAAAATTTATGAATAGTTGAGGGCCTAAAAACCCCCCACGAGAAGAGATGTTCGGCCATGCTGGCTAAATGGGCTTTCTGGCTGCTATAACTTTGACTTAAAGACTCAGCcaaaatatatacaaaatttatatACCGATGGTCCCGGCGAGGCTCGAACTCGCGACCTTCGGCTCATAAGACCAACGCTCTAACCGACTGAGCTACGGGACCAATTGATAACATttcgtatttttattttgatgattaatttcTTTTCCCTCTTTCATAATGAATTATTACCAAAAATAATAACAACATATATGAAAATATTACAAATATAAAAAGtgaaattaataataaatcaTAATCGTTATTTCGGTGCTTACAAAGTTAGTAGTTAAAAAATAAGAACACTTTACACTGTTGTAAAGCAAGAATATTTTTTTAAACACCTTACATTTTACTCTTTATTTAAAACAATATCAAACACCTTCTGACCCTCACGGTACGGTACAGGCTGCATAAGAAGAATCTATATAGAAGTTTACTTACTCAAGGTTATACTTACTTATTCATGAGATCATATAGATGTTTACATAGTGCAACTGATATCAACCACCATATTCATGAACCACATCAGCCTTCTAATGCATGATCTGGTACTCAAGTTTCGTAATAGAGAAATTCATCAGAAGTAGTTGAATGAGTAAGAATGCAATAACACAG contains:
- the LOC108463690 gene encoding FACT complex subunit SPT16-like, whose product is MTDHRSTNGQPPNGTAPGSGSIYSINLENFSKRLKALYSHWNEHKAELWSSSDVLAVATPPPSEDLRYLKSSALNIWLLGYEFPETIMVFTKKQIHFLCSQKKASLLEVVKKSAKDAVGVDVVMHVKAKTDDGTALMDAVFRSIRAQYKGSEDAPFFGYIAREAPEGKLLETWAEKLKSASFQLVDVTNGLSDLFSFKDKEEHMNVKKAAYLSYNVMNNVVVPRLETVIDEEKKITHATLMDETEKAIGNPQLAKVKLKPENVDICYPPIFQSGGEFDLRPSAASNEENLYYDSASVILCAVGARYNSYCSNIARTFLIDATPVQSKAYEVLLKAHEAAISMLKPGNRISAAYQAALSVVEKEAPDLVPNLTKSAGTGIGLEFRESGLNLNMKNERVVKAGMVFNVSLGFQNLQCASKNPKNKNFSLLLADTVIVGEQNTEVVTGKSSKAVKDVAYSFNEDEEEEDKHVKVETNGSDHFMSKTVLRSDNHEISKEELRRQHQAELARQKNEETARRLAGGPETGDNRAIAKTAADLIAYKNVNDLPPPRDFMIQIDQKNEAVLLPIYGSMVPFHVATIRTVSSQQDTNRNCFIRIIFNVPGTPFSSHDSNSLKNQGAIYLKEVSFRSKDPRHISEVVQQIKTLRRHVVARESEKAERATLVTQEKLQLAGNRFKPIRLPDLWIRPVFGGRGRKIPGTLETHVNGFRYSTTRADERVDVMYGNIKHAFFQPAEKEMITLLHFHLHNHIMVGNKKTKDVQFYVEVMDVVQTLGGGKRSAYDPDEIEEEQRERDRKNKINMDFQSFVNRVNDLWGQPQFNGLDLEFDQPLRELGFHGVPHKASAFIVPTSSCLVELVETPFLVVTLSEIEIVNLERVGLGQKNFDMTIVFKDFKRDVLRIDSIPSTSLDGIKEWLDTTDLKYYESRLNLNWRQILKTITDDPQSFIENGGWEFLNLEASDSESEDEEESDQGYEPSDMESESESEDDDSDSASLVESEDEEEEDSEEDSEEEKGKTWEELEREASNADREKGNESDSEEDRRRRKMKAFGKSRAPPSSAIPKRSKLR